From Paenibacillus sp. GP183, one genomic window encodes:
- a CDS encoding ABC transporter ATP-binding protein, with amino-acid sequence MTTPLLEVKGLKKYFPIDQSFKKGSIKAVDEVNFIVREGETLGIVGESGCGKSTLGRLILRLLDPTAGEILFNGVSIGSMSQRELRPFRKNLQCVFQDPFASLNPRISVGNAIAEPMIVQEGMNRSEAMRQAEELLEKVGLSRNVVRLYPHEFSGGQRQRIAIARAISLKPKLIVADEAVSALDVSIQAQIVNLLGDLQKESKVSYMFISHNLSVVRNISDRVAVMYLGRIVETASRDQLFENPKHPYTQALLSSVPEPDVDLKRERMVLRGEVPSAANPPAGCPFHPRCPHAVDRCSIERPAFKETEAGHYASCHFV; translated from the coding sequence TTGACCACTCCACTTCTGGAAGTAAAAGGACTCAAAAAGTATTTTCCGATCGACCAAAGCTTCAAGAAGGGCTCCATCAAGGCCGTCGACGAAGTGAACTTCATCGTACGCGAAGGAGAAACGCTGGGAATCGTAGGCGAATCGGGCTGCGGGAAATCGACGCTGGGTCGATTGATTTTACGGCTCTTGGATCCAACCGCAGGCGAAATCCTCTTTAACGGAGTCTCCATAGGTTCGATGAGCCAGCGCGAGCTTCGGCCTTTTCGGAAAAACCTGCAGTGTGTTTTTCAGGATCCATTCGCCTCGCTTAACCCGAGGATTTCAGTTGGGAACGCTATCGCCGAACCGATGATTGTTCAAGAAGGAATGAACCGTTCAGAGGCCATGCGGCAAGCGGAAGAATTGCTGGAAAAAGTAGGCCTCAGCAGAAATGTCGTCCGATTGTATCCTCACGAGTTTTCCGGAGGTCAAAGACAGCGTATTGCCATCGCCAGGGCGATCTCCTTAAAGCCGAAGCTCATTGTGGCGGATGAAGCCGTATCCGCTTTGGATGTATCCATTCAGGCCCAAATCGTCAATCTGCTCGGCGATTTGCAGAAGGAATCGAAAGTTTCCTACATGTTCATCTCCCACAACCTAAGCGTTGTGCGAAACATTTCAGACCGCGTAGCGGTGATGTATTTAGGACGTATCGTAGAGACTGCGAGCAGGGACCAGCTGTTCGAAAATCCGAAACATCCGTATACCCAGGCGCTTCTGTCCTCCGTGCCAGAGCCTGACGTTGACCTCAAGCGGGAACGGATGGTGCTGCGAGGCGAAGTGCCGAGTGCAGCCAATCCGCCTGCGGGTTGCCCATTTCATCCGCGCTGTCCGCATGCCGTTGATCGCTGCTCAATCGAAAGGCCTGCTTTTAAGGAAACAGAAGCTGGGCATTATGCCTCGTGCCATTTCGTTTAA
- a CDS encoding M20/M25/M40 family metallo-hydrolase: MSIDNERVKNETAYFISNDVKKVYENLLTDTHVIAGLEFIKSDNDATMADQIAITEIPAPPFKEHVRAQYYKKRLEDLGLKDIRTDQEGNVFGVRPGTGNGPKLFVCAHLDTVFPEGTDTTVRKEDGKYIGPGIADDCRGLTTVLALARALNKANIQTKGDIVFGGVVGEEGLGDLRGTKAIFREQLDLDGFISVEPGNPSRTTYLGTGSRRYSITYKGPGGHSYGAFGLPSAIHALGRAIAKISELNVPEEPKITFTVGTISGGTSVNTIAAEAAMLLDMRSTSPEELLKLEEKVITFLKEAAKEENEHWKNDAIQVDIKLVGDRPAGFQSAEAIIVQAALASTEALGFKPLLGEPSSTDSNVPISLGVPAVTLGGGGSNGGSHTIDEWFDPTDAYYGVQKIFLTMIGLVGVENMMEPLLQKK, from the coding sequence ATGAGTATCGACAATGAGCGTGTGAAGAATGAAACAGCTTATTTCATCTCCAACGATGTGAAGAAAGTATATGAGAATCTCCTAACCGATACACATGTAATAGCAGGATTGGAATTTATAAAATCGGACAACGATGCTACAATGGCAGATCAGATTGCCATTACAGAAATTCCGGCTCCTCCTTTTAAAGAACACGTTCGTGCGCAATATTACAAAAAACGTTTGGAAGATTTAGGCTTAAAGGATATCCGGACAGATCAGGAAGGGAATGTTTTCGGAGTCCGTCCGGGGACAGGGAACGGACCTAAACTATTTGTTTGCGCCCATCTGGATACTGTCTTTCCTGAAGGTACGGATACGACGGTTAGAAAGGAAGACGGGAAGTACATTGGACCGGGGATCGCTGATGACTGCAGAGGCCTGACGACTGTTCTTGCGCTTGCCAGAGCATTAAATAAAGCCAATATTCAAACCAAGGGCGACATTGTATTCGGCGGTGTTGTAGGAGAGGAAGGATTGGGAGATTTACGGGGAACAAAGGCGATTTTCAGAGAGCAGCTCGACTTAGATGGATTTATATCCGTTGAGCCAGGGAACCCTTCCCGCACGACTTATTTGGGAACAGGTTCCCGCAGGTACAGTATTACTTATAAGGGGCCAGGGGGCCACAGCTACGGAGCCTTCGGACTTCCAAGCGCGATTCATGCTCTGGGAAGGGCGATTGCTAAAATATCTGAACTGAACGTGCCAGAGGAGCCAAAAATAACGTTTACCGTTGGAACGATAAGCGGCGGCACTTCCGTTAATACCATTGCCGCCGAGGCTGCAATGCTGCTCGATATGCGTTCTACTTCGCCGGAAGAATTACTGAAGCTGGAGGAGAAAGTAATAACCTTTTTAAAAGAAGCAGCAAAAGAAGAGAATGAGCATTGGAAAAACGATGCGATTCAAGTGGATATTAAACTCGTAGGAGATCGCCCTGCAGGGTTCCAATCGGCAGAAGCTATTATTGTTCAAGCTGCTTTGGCATCAACTGAAGCCCTTGGTTTTAAACCGCTGCTCGGCGAACCAAGCAGTACGGATTCCAATGTGCCCATTAGTTTAGGAGTTCCAGCGGTCACCTTGGGTGGAGGCGGCTCAAACGGAGGAAGTCATACGATAGATGAATGGTTTGATCCGACAGATGCATATTACGGAGTGCAAAAAATATTTCTGACCATGATTGGGCTCGTAGGGGTAGAAAACATGATGGAGCCTCTATTGCAAAAGAAGTGA
- the ltaE gene encoding low-specificity L-threonine aldolase, producing MKIIDLRSDTVTKPTQEMLEEMIHAEVGDDVYGEDPTVNQLETLAARMLGKESALFVTSGTQGNQLAVLSHTQRGDEVIVERSSHIYYFEVGGMSALSGVQPAPIAGIKGMMDIDEIEKTIRVENIHYPRTGLICLENTHNRGGGTVISLDYTKKVCELAKAHEIKTHLDGARLFNASVALGIPVSELASPFDSVQICLSKGLSAPVGSILAGNQRFIKSARKYRKMLGGGMRQAGVIAAAGIVALTKMADRLQDDHTNARSLALGLSKLPGLFIDMDSVQTNMVYGVIVEPDLTARQLADSLEKQYIRIHVIDSKTFRLVTHKDIDSNDIPIVVDCMQQFFARISATS from the coding sequence ATGAAAATAATTGATTTGCGAAGCGATACGGTTACAAAGCCTACCCAAGAGATGCTGGAAGAAATGATCCACGCGGAGGTAGGGGACGATGTTTACGGTGAAGATCCGACCGTTAATCAACTTGAGACCTTGGCGGCCCGGATGTTGGGAAAAGAAAGTGCTCTATTTGTCACTTCCGGTACACAGGGCAATCAACTAGCGGTTTTAAGCCATACCCAGCGGGGGGATGAGGTCATCGTTGAACGCTCCTCCCATATATACTACTTTGAGGTAGGGGGTATGTCCGCTTTATCCGGGGTTCAACCGGCTCCCATTGCCGGGATCAAAGGAATGATGGACATCGATGAGATCGAAAAGACAATCCGGGTGGAAAATATTCATTATCCGCGAACCGGCTTGATATGTTTGGAAAATACGCATAATCGCGGTGGAGGGACCGTCATTTCTTTAGACTACACAAAGAAGGTTTGCGAACTCGCGAAAGCTCACGAAATCAAGACCCATTTGGATGGAGCTCGGCTCTTTAATGCAAGCGTCGCTCTGGGAATTCCCGTATCCGAACTCGCTTCACCGTTTGATTCGGTTCAAATTTGCTTGAGCAAGGGACTTTCGGCGCCTGTAGGCTCGATCCTGGCCGGGAATCAACGATTTATCAAATCCGCGAGAAAATACAGAAAAATGTTAGGCGGAGGTATGAGACAAGCCGGCGTCATTGCGGCGGCCGGAATCGTCGCGTTGACCAAGATGGCGGATCGGCTTCAAGATGACCATACGAATGCACGCAGCTTGGCTCTAGGGTTATCAAAGCTGCCGGGCTTATTTATCGATATGGATTCCGTTCAGACAAATATGGTGTACGGGGTCATCGTCGAGCCTGATCTGACTGCAAGGCAGTTAGCCGATTCACTCGAAAAACAGTATATTCGCATCCATGTCATCGACTCCAAAACATTCCGGCTTGTAACCCATAAAGATATTGATTCGAATGATATCCCCATCGTGGTCGACTGCATGCAGCAGTTTTTTGCCAGAATTTCGGCAACATCGTAA
- the pepF gene encoding oligoendopeptidase F has translation MRERSSRDQVMTEQQWNLDDLFPNIEAWEAELQSIQELVPSVLNYKDKLHEGADKVLACLEAEEAIHIRIQQTATYARLRLSEDGTNPIHQANSARVGDVVSEVSAALSFIRSELLALPDGTIESYLVEKPGLAAFRKSLTDLLETKPHRLNPDTEAVLASLGEVLEAPQTIYLRSKLADMSFSPAEDGKGTKWPVSFALYEADYALSSDTILRRAAYQSFARTLEAYKNTFAAVYATEVKKQIVMSRLRGYESVTHMLLQPQQVTIEMHRNVLDIIRTELAPHMRRFAKLKQRELGLKQMLFCDLHTPLDPEFSPPISFEKAGSIIMDALKVLGPEYSAIVEQALAERWVDYADNIGKSTGAFCATPYGSHSYILITWSGNMRSAFTLAHEVGHAGHLMLASRNQRYTNFRPTMFFIEAPSTMNELLLAQYLTEQSDDLRLKRWVILQLMNTYYHNFVTHLLEGDMQSRVYAAAEADEPLTAQKLSLLKGQVLSEFWGDAVELDPGASLTWMRQPHYYKGLYPYTYAAGLTASTAAASIIRKEGQPAVDRWLEALKAGGSMRPLDLMKLVGVDMSQQQPIRSAVAYVGSLVDELEKLFAG, from the coding sequence ATGAGAGAGAGAAGTTCGCGAGACCAGGTCATGACGGAGCAACAATGGAACCTTGATGATTTGTTTCCGAATATCGAGGCATGGGAAGCGGAATTGCAGAGTATTCAAGAGCTGGTTCCTTCCGTGCTAAACTATAAGGATAAACTACATGAAGGAGCGGACAAAGTGCTTGCCTGTTTGGAAGCGGAAGAAGCCATTCACATTCGTATCCAGCAGACAGCGACTTATGCGCGCTTACGGCTTTCCGAAGATGGAACGAATCCGATTCACCAAGCCAATTCGGCGCGAGTGGGTGATGTCGTCTCGGAAGTAAGTGCGGCGCTTTCGTTTATTCGATCGGAGCTGCTGGCTTTACCGGACGGAACGATTGAAAGCTATTTGGTGGAAAAGCCTGGCTTGGCGGCATTTCGGAAGAGTTTAACGGATTTGCTTGAAACAAAACCGCACCGGCTGAATCCGGACACGGAAGCTGTCCTGGCATCACTCGGTGAAGTGTTGGAAGCGCCGCAAACGATTTACCTGCGAAGCAAGCTGGCGGACATGTCTTTTTCTCCTGCGGAGGATGGAAAAGGCACGAAATGGCCTGTTTCGTTCGCATTATACGAAGCGGACTATGCGCTGTCATCGGACACAATCCTTCGTCGTGCCGCCTATCAATCGTTTGCACGGACGTTAGAGGCGTACAAGAATACATTTGCAGCTGTTTATGCTACAGAAGTGAAGAAGCAAATTGTGATGTCGCGACTGCGGGGTTATGAATCGGTTACCCATATGCTGCTTCAGCCTCAACAGGTTACCATAGAGATGCATCGCAATGTTCTGGATATTATACGTACGGAGCTGGCCCCTCATATGCGCCGGTTTGCGAAGCTCAAGCAGCGGGAGCTAGGCCTTAAGCAAATGCTGTTTTGCGATTTGCACACTCCTCTTGATCCCGAGTTCAGCCCGCCGATTTCCTTTGAGAAGGCGGGTAGCATCATTATGGACGCCTTGAAGGTGCTGGGTCCGGAGTATTCGGCAATCGTGGAACAAGCACTGGCAGAAAGATGGGTTGACTATGCGGACAACATCGGGAAATCAACAGGTGCGTTTTGTGCCACTCCGTATGGATCACACTCTTACATTCTGATCACCTGGTCGGGCAATATGCGCAGTGCATTTACATTGGCGCATGAGGTAGGACACGCCGGACATCTTATGCTTGCCTCGCGTAATCAGCGGTATACGAATTTTAGACCTACCATGTTTTTCATCGAAGCGCCTTCGACCATGAACGAGCTCCTTCTGGCACAATATCTGACGGAACAATCCGACGATCTTCGTCTGAAGCGTTGGGTCATCCTTCAACTCATGAATACTTATTATCACAACTTCGTAACCCATTTGCTCGAAGGAGATATGCAGAGCAGGGTATATGCGGCAGCTGAGGCGGATGAACCGCTTACCGCCCAAAAGCTTTCCTTGTTGAAAGGTCAAGTGCTTTCGGAGTTTTGGGGAGATGCCGTGGAATTAGATCCGGGGGCCAGCTTGACGTGGATGCGTCAGCCGCACTATTATAAAGGACTTTATCCGTACACATACGCTGCTGGTTTAACAGCCTCTACAGCAGCAGCATCTATCATCCGCAAGGAAGGGCAGCCGGCGGTCGATCGTTGGCTTGAAGCGCTTAAGGCAGGAGGCAGTATGCGGCCGCTTGATCTTATGAAGTTAGTTGGTGTCGATATGTCGCAGCAGCAGCCAATTCGGAGCGCTGTCGCTTATGTCGGTTCCTTGGTTGACGAATTGGAAAAGCTTTTCGCTGGATAA
- a CDS encoding peptide-binding protein yields the protein MPYKPYRKFASIVIASMMGAIVILAGCTGAGGNTAQKESSAPSAGTTSSKKDKVDGGEIIVSNTTEHQGWMKLWTTSQVSTEIQELVFNGLYKLTDLQDIEPDLADGMPQVSSDSKELTVKIRKGITFSDGHPLTADDVVFSYNIPISKDYVGLRKSVFEQLQKIEKVDDTTVKFTFKEPFAGYYGMLAYAVVPQHVLKDVPIKEIEKSPFYKQSPVGSGPYKLVEWKDGQYLTFVRNETYFKGKPSIEKVTIKVIPSSNVAMAQLQTGEINVNLVTGENIAAIKEFAQKSGKIKLKESIPTTSYTAIAWNNNHPIFKDKLVRQAITTAIDRQGIISNVIEGQGVIVNSQTPPPFWNYTDKVPKFDYNEAKAKQMLADAGWKPGSDGVLVKDGKPLAFELLVSQASVERQKIATVIQQNLKKVGITVTPRVMENTAYSQNVRSSKYEATVYGWNRNGDPNPKGTWHTSSNCAGCNNHANYSNPEVDKLIDEDLRLLDINKRKETLAKIDSLIAEDQGYSFLYSPTDTMAYPVKLEGMNPKKSNLKDIENWYFTK from the coding sequence ATGCCGTACAAACCGTATCGAAAATTTGCTTCCATCGTGATTGCGTCCATGATGGGTGCCATCGTCATTTTAGCCGGCTGCACAGGGGCGGGGGGCAACACCGCTCAAAAAGAGTCGTCCGCACCATCCGCCGGGACAACCTCTTCTAAAAAGGATAAGGTCGACGGCGGCGAAATCATCGTCTCCAACACGACCGAACATCAGGGTTGGATGAAGCTCTGGACTACGTCGCAAGTATCGACTGAGATACAGGAGCTCGTATTCAACGGCTTGTACAAATTAACTGATCTTCAAGACATAGAGCCGGATCTGGCGGATGGCATGCCTCAGGTTTCTTCCGATTCTAAGGAATTAACAGTTAAAATCCGCAAAGGCATCACTTTCTCCGACGGCCATCCGCTAACAGCTGACGACGTCGTATTCAGTTACAACATTCCCATTAGCAAGGATTATGTCGGCTTGCGCAAAAGTGTCTTCGAGCAGCTGCAAAAAATCGAGAAAGTGGATGATACAACTGTCAAGTTTACGTTTAAAGAGCCATTCGCTGGATATTACGGTATGTTGGCCTATGCGGTAGTGCCACAGCATGTGCTGAAAGACGTGCCGATCAAAGAGATAGAAAAGTCGCCGTTCTACAAGCAGTCGCCTGTTGGCTCCGGACCCTATAAGCTAGTGGAGTGGAAGGATGGGCAATACTTGACTTTCGTCCGCAACGAAACGTACTTCAAAGGCAAGCCTTCGATTGAAAAAGTCACCATTAAAGTGATTCCAAGCTCTAACGTTGCGATGGCGCAGCTGCAAACCGGAGAAATTAACGTCAATCTCGTTACCGGCGAAAACATTGCAGCGATCAAGGAATTCGCACAAAAATCGGGGAAAATCAAGCTGAAGGAAAGCATTCCCACCACCTCCTACACGGCTATTGCCTGGAATAACAATCACCCGATTTTCAAGGACAAATTAGTTCGCCAAGCGATCACTACGGCTATTGATCGTCAAGGCATCATCAGCAACGTCATCGAGGGGCAGGGAGTGATTGTTAACAGCCAGACTCCTCCGCCATTTTGGAATTATACAGACAAAGTGCCGAAGTTCGATTATAACGAGGCGAAGGCGAAGCAAATGCTTGCCGATGCCGGTTGGAAGCCTGGAAGCGATGGAGTTTTGGTGAAAGACGGGAAGCCCTTAGCATTCGAACTGTTGGTCAGCCAAGCAAGCGTTGAGCGCCAGAAAATCGCAACGGTGATTCAGCAAAATCTGAAAAAAGTCGGAATTACCGTTACACCACGTGTGATGGAGAATACCGCTTACTCACAAAACGTCCGCAGCAGCAAATATGAAGCAACTGTTTATGGTTGGAATCGAAACGGCGACCCGAACCCTAAAGGTACATGGCATACCTCCTCAAATTGCGCAGGCTGTAACAATCATGCTAACTATAGCAATCCGGAAGTTGATAAGCTGATCGACGAAGACTTAAGATTATTAGACATCAACAAACGGAAAGAAACGCTTGCTAAAATCGATTCGTTGATCGCCGAGGATCAAGGGTATTCGTTCCTGTACTCACCTACGGATACAATGGCCTATCCGGTCAAACTGGAAGGTATGAATCCGAAAAAATCCAACCTGAAAGATATCGAAAATTGGTATTTTACAAAATAA
- the opp4C gene encoding oligopeptide ABC transporter permease: protein MDVVVSNKVLQTALPKNRAWERFKQNKTALISLFIIVGLIVLALLAPWIAPFDPTEQNLLNKLKPPSKGHWFGTDDLGRDLLSRVLYGARISLSVGIFAVLFNVIIGITVGSIAGFYGGKIDGLLMRFTDVMLSFPQQFVLIAVVTILKPSLFNIIMVLIVFGWMAKARLLRGQILTVKNREYVDAARTIGMSDFRIIFRHILPNALAPVIVSATLQMGGLILTESTLSFLGLGIQPPTASWGNLLQSAQSLTIMTKAPWCPFIPGFMIFLTIMCFNFIGDGLRSAFDSR from the coding sequence ATGGATGTAGTTGTTTCCAACAAAGTGCTGCAGACGGCCTTGCCCAAAAACCGGGCGTGGGAACGGTTCAAGCAGAACAAGACGGCGCTGATCAGCTTGTTCATCATAGTGGGGCTTATCGTGCTTGCACTGCTAGCGCCCTGGATCGCTCCATTCGATCCGACGGAGCAGAATCTGCTAAATAAGCTGAAGCCGCCGAGTAAGGGGCATTGGTTCGGAACCGACGATTTGGGGCGGGATTTACTCAGCCGTGTTCTATATGGCGCACGGATATCCTTGTCCGTCGGGATCTTCGCTGTTCTGTTCAATGTTATAATCGGGATAACGGTTGGTTCTATAGCCGGCTTTTATGGCGGTAAAATTGACGGATTATTGATGCGGTTTACGGACGTTATGCTGTCATTTCCGCAGCAATTTGTCCTGATCGCCGTTGTCACCATATTAAAGCCAAGTCTCTTCAATATTATCATGGTGTTAATCGTCTTCGGGTGGATGGCCAAAGCGAGGCTATTGCGAGGCCAAATCCTTACCGTGAAAAACCGTGAGTACGTGGATGCGGCTCGAACTATCGGGATGTCCGATTTTCGAATTATTTTTCGGCATATACTGCCGAACGCTTTGGCTCCGGTCATCGTCTCAGCCACCCTGCAGATGGGCGGCTTGATATTGACGGAATCGACTTTAAGCTTTCTTGGACTCGGGATTCAACCCCCTACGGCGAGCTGGGGAAATCTGCTCCAATCCGCGCAGAGCTTGACGATCATGACCAAAGCGCCTTGGTGTCCATTCATTCCGGGCTTCATGATTTTCTTGACGATCATGTGCTTCAACTTTATCGGCGACGGGCTGCGAAGCGCTTTCGATTCACGTTAA
- a CDS encoding ABC transporter permease, producing the protein MANYALRRFLNAIPILFGITIISFFIIHLAPGSPLSHLLDDPTITAADKENMMKAYGLDQPLLIQYWNWVSGMVRGDFGTSFIKHEPVNQMIVNRLPFTLLLTVSAFLSAIIIAVPLGVLCAVKVNSRLDQIVSAITFVGISTPAFWLGLLLILLFSVKFGWLPSGGLLTINAPFSLPDRIIHLIMPVCVMASHEVAFWLRYVRSSMLEVINQDYVRTAKAKGLMNGRVLMLHGLRNALIPLATLLGLSLPTFFAGALITESIFSIPGMGRLFIEAAFQRDYPVIFGITTIGAFLHVFGNLLADLLYAVLDPRVSFNKKEVKV; encoded by the coding sequence ATGGCTAACTACGCGCTGCGGCGTTTTCTGAACGCCATCCCGATTTTGTTTGGCATCACGATCATCTCGTTTTTCATTATCCACTTGGCTCCGGGAAGCCCGCTCTCCCATCTTCTGGATGATCCGACCATCACGGCCGCCGACAAGGAAAATATGATGAAAGCCTACGGGTTGGATCAACCGCTCCTTATTCAGTACTGGAATTGGGTCAGCGGCATGGTGCGAGGGGATTTCGGAACTTCATTTATCAAGCATGAACCGGTTAACCAAATGATTGTGAACCGGCTTCCGTTTACGCTGCTCCTCACGGTGTCTGCTTTCCTTTCAGCTATAATCATTGCGGTTCCACTCGGAGTACTTTGCGCGGTGAAAGTCAACTCCCGATTGGATCAGATCGTATCGGCCATCACGTTTGTAGGGATTTCCACACCCGCCTTTTGGCTTGGCTTGCTGCTCATTTTGCTCTTCTCCGTAAAATTTGGGTGGCTGCCGTCCGGAGGATTGTTGACGATTAACGCTCCGTTCAGCTTGCCGGATCGAATCATTCATCTCATTATGCCGGTGTGCGTGATGGCGTCGCACGAAGTCGCGTTTTGGCTGAGATATGTCCGCTCCAGCATGCTGGAGGTCATCAACCAGGATTACGTGCGGACGGCGAAGGCAAAAGGATTAATGAATGGAAGGGTGCTTATGCTGCATGGCTTGAGAAATGCCTTGATCCCGCTGGCCACCTTGTTAGGTCTGTCTCTGCCGACGTTTTTCGCAGGAGCCTTGATCACGGAATCGATTTTCAGTATTCCCGGGATGGGTCGGCTGTTTATCGAGGCGGCATTCCAACGGGATTATCCGGTTATTTTCGGAATCACGACGATCGGTGCCTTCTTGCATGTGTTCGGCAATCTATTAGCTGACTTGTTGTACGCCGTTCTGGATCCTCGAGTTAGCTTTAATAAAAAGGAAGTAAAGGTGTGA
- a CDS encoding IS701 family transposase translates to MVSLYLPIVKFILALKLEFSKPQLGHLFTLIHGIILCAGRKNMTQIQQAARGDRHLSNVTNFLNHSPWCVNRMQRRRMQFIMDKIRDKRAKSGDTRQLVFFIVDDTCCKKETSTKKMEALSFQYSHEAGKSVWCHCVVTAHIVSEGSSYAWDFRPYYREEYCEEHRLSFKSKNDLALEMIEAFPASKDEQVYVLMDSWYTSEKVINACNLKGFHVIAAVKTNRLICVSGITISMVDFAVQYLRKSDLRSVTVESQGTYWVYEYEGPLSEMENVKALLSWKDEYADSSKPQVCLLCTDLSLDLVTIQRYYHVRWNIETGYRYFKELLGFDHYQLLSFAGIQRFWTIQYLTQNFLESQRQDWMKSDKHLTLGDVVYRIRQEYFGQIIVYVYQQALEKKPLFDILKHLKIPA, encoded by the coding sequence ATGGTATCCCTCTACTTGCCTATCGTCAAGTTCATTTTAGCCTTGAAGCTGGAATTTTCTAAACCACAGCTTGGTCATCTGTTTACCCTCATTCACGGCATCATTCTTTGTGCCGGCCGTAAAAATATGACACAAATTCAGCAAGCTGCCCGAGGAGATCGTCACCTCAGTAATGTCACGAATTTTTTGAATCATTCGCCATGGTGCGTTAATCGCATGCAGCGCCGACGCATGCAATTCATAATGGATAAGATTCGCGATAAACGAGCAAAGAGCGGTGACACTCGACAACTTGTATTCTTCATCGTGGATGATACTTGCTGTAAGAAGGAAACCTCGACGAAGAAAATGGAAGCCCTCAGCTTTCAATACTCACACGAAGCCGGAAAATCAGTCTGGTGCCACTGCGTTGTCACTGCTCACATTGTAAGCGAAGGCAGTTCCTATGCTTGGGATTTTCGTCCCTATTACCGTGAAGAATATTGCGAGGAGCACCGCTTATCATTCAAAAGCAAGAACGATCTCGCTCTTGAAATGATTGAAGCATTCCCGGCTTCGAAAGACGAACAAGTTTACGTTCTGATGGATAGCTGGTACACCAGTGAGAAGGTCATTAATGCCTGTAACCTCAAGGGTTTTCATGTCATCGCCGCTGTAAAGACGAATCGACTGATCTGCGTCAGCGGTATAACGATCTCCATGGTTGATTTCGCTGTCCAGTATCTTCGCAAGTCTGACCTCCGCTCCGTTACGGTGGAAAGTCAGGGAACGTACTGGGTTTATGAATATGAAGGACCATTAAGCGAAATGGAAAACGTCAAAGCTCTGCTGTCTTGGAAAGATGAATATGCCGATTCGAGCAAACCTCAGGTTTGTCTCCTGTGTACGGATTTAAGCTTGGATCTCGTCACGATCCAACGCTATTATCACGTACGATGGAACATCGAAACCGGCTATCGCTATTTCAAAGAACTGCTGGGCTTTGACCACTATCAGTTGCTCTCATTTGCAGGCATTCAACGGTTTTGGACCATTCAGTATCTGACGCAGAACTTTCTGGAATCTCAGCGTCAGGACTGGATGAAGAGCGACAAGCATCTTACGCTTGGAGATGTGGTGTACAGAATCCGGCAAGAGTATTTCGGGCAGATCATCGTATACGTGTATCAACAAGCCCTAGAGAAAAAGCCCCTATTCGACATCCTTAAGCATCTCAAGATACCTGCCTGA
- a CDS encoding SDR family NAD(P)-dependent oxidoreductase, whose protein sequence is MFESANGRPWIGFKDKVVIVTGAGHGFGKAICKEFARNGASVFGTDLSEEELTQTKRDIEELIQEHRTGGNIEVSACDLTDSNEVKRLVDKTVQTFQGLHILVNNAGGVVGQAHQPVEQVTDEQWDRVVDINLKAVFYMIRAVAPIMKDQRYGRIVNISSGAGRSFSLTGIQAYASGKAGQIGLTRQMARELGAYGITVNNVAPGFVLSNPSTVKQWETMQEDKQNRLLDAISLHRLGEPEEIAYPVLFFASDYASYISGQIISADGGNHMF, encoded by the coding sequence ATGTTCGAGAGTGCTAATGGAAGACCATGGATAGGCTTTAAGGACAAGGTCGTCATTGTAACCGGGGCTGGCCATGGCTTTGGCAAAGCGATCTGCAAGGAATTTGCGAGAAATGGTGCTTCCGTATTCGGAACCGATCTGAGTGAAGAAGAATTGACCCAGACGAAAAGGGACATCGAAGAGCTCATCCAGGAGCATCGAACAGGCGGGAACATCGAGGTGAGCGCTTGCGATTTGACCGATTCGAACGAAGTAAAGCGGCTCGTAGACAAGACGGTACAGACATTTCAGGGTCTGCATATTCTGGTGAACAACGCGGGCGGCGTTGTCGGACAAGCGCATCAACCCGTTGAACAGGTAACGGATGAACAGTGGGATCGGGTAGTGGACATCAATTTAAAAGCGGTATTCTATATGATTCGTGCTGTTGCTCCGATTATGAAGGATCAGAGGTACGGCCGCATTGTCAATATTTCCAGCGGCGCCGGCCGAAGCTTCAGCTTAACCGGCATCCAGGCTTATGCCAGCGGCAAGGCAGGTCAAATCGGATTGACCCGACAGATGGCCCGAGAGCTTGGGGCATATGGGATTACGGTGAACAACGTGGCGCCCGGTTTTGTGCTGTCGAATCCATCTACTGTGAAGCAGTGGGAAACGATGCAGGAAGACAAGCAGAATCGGCTGCTGGATGCCATCTCGCTGCATCGTTTGGGCGAACCGGAAGAAATCGCTTATCCCGTTCTTTTCTTCGCATCTGACTATGCAAGCTACATAAGCGGGCAAATCATTTCAGCCGATGGCGGGAATCACATGTTTTAA